In Nicotiana tabacum cultivar K326 chromosome 19, ASM71507v2, whole genome shotgun sequence, one DNA window encodes the following:
- the LOC107817591 gene encoding uncharacterized protein LOC107817591, with amino-acid sequence MSKSMSMLQFIMDCDLIDPGFSGSQFTWCNGWAPNKRVWKRLDRVLVNQDWMNNYDSTNGNHLIRTRSDHSPLLTIVKNTFQATTKYFRFLYFWTNEDGFKEVVKQSWDIEVHGCPMWKFHLKLNNTCRCLSQWSKTYIDNIFDNVKDLEKMVDDLEHKIITNNTDSNRAELNRINVLLIKAYKTEESIWKQKSGIKWFVKGEVNSKFFHFIAKGRRKRLSLKKIRLNDGNWIEGDEDIAKEAISFFHNQFTR; translated from the coding sequence ATGTCTAAAAGCATGTCTATGCTACAGTTTATCATGGATTGTGATCTTATTGACCCAGGCTTCTCAGGTTCACAATTTACCTGGTGCAATGGGTGGGCTCCTAATAAGAGAGTCTGGAAAAGGCTTGATAGAGTGCTGGTTAACCAAGACTGGATGAACAACTATGATTCTACTAATGGCAATCACTTGATCAGAACAAGATCCGACCACTCTCCCCTCCTCACCATTGTTAAGAATACTTTCCAGGCCACTACCAAATATTTCAGATTCTTATACTTCTGGACTAATGAAGATGGTTTTAAAGAGGTGGTAAAACAATCATGGGATATAGAGGTTCATGGCTGTCCTATGTGGAAATTTCATCTGAAACTAAACAATACTTGCAGATGCTTATCCCAATGGTCTAAGACCTATATTGATAATATTTTTGACAATGTCAAGGACCTGGAGAAGATGGTGGATGATTTAGAACACAAGATCATTACAAACAAcactgattctaatagagctgaGCTTAACCGTATAAATGTTCTCCTTATCAAGGCCTATAAAACTGAGGAGTCTATATGGAAGCAAAAATCTGGGATCAAATGGTTTGTGAAAGGGGAAGTTAACTCTAAATTCTTCCACTTCATTGCCAAGGGTAGGAGGAAGAGGTTATCTCTCAAGAAGATCAGACTAAATGATGGCAATTGGATTGAAGGAGATGAAGATATTGCCAAAGAAGCTATATCCTTTTTTCATAACCAATTTACTAGATAA